Proteins co-encoded in one Rhopalosiphum maidis isolate BTI-1 chromosome 2, ASM367621v3, whole genome shotgun sequence genomic window:
- the LOC113553728 gene encoding NF-kappa-B inhibitor alpha-like: MLFRLLCELEYLPDQHVGYQELHRIQILIKLLFYVDGNQFVAFRVCDLKDIRMRFRDHGFALIASDARVVVDEESANKMMSTMVVRKLFLGKREKQQQSIKSEKVTEDNANIKMDSGFLSGANLSCDMLSKENIEFELKNEELNSKQQKDTPKIVVDSGLDICESGCLSEFDVDQKDTCKPYSKTEKNWQFYFQQNEDGDTQLHLAILHGYIQVSKRLIDICPDSKLLDIRNDDGQSALHLAVITNQCEIVKYLMMANANAEILDCNGNTAVHLACYDGKLDCLRILASYVLLPKIFDTINYDGLACIHIATIANHPNLLRFIVNSSKNVNITDYKSGYTALHFAVALNRANLIECLLDKVDPNIESYAGKLAFEIEGDYDEDEEDDEISDDLVKSMNVLQLPNNSSIKC, from the exons ATGCTGTTCCGCTTGTTATGTGAACTCGAGTACCTACCTGATCAGCACGTCGGCTATCAAGAGCTACACAGAATCCAAATAttgataaagttattattttacgtggACGGAAATCAGTTTGTCGCGTTTAGAGTCTGCGACTTAAAGGATATAAGAATGCGTTTCCGCGATCACGGATTCGCACTGATTGCTTCAGATGCACGCGTTGTCGTCGACGAAGAGTCGGCAAACAAGATGATGTCAACGATGGTTGTTCGCAAACtgtttttag GGAAACGGGAGAAACAACAGCAGTCCATTAAGAGCGAGAAGGTTACCGAAGACAATGCCAATATAAAAATGGATTCTGGATTTTTGTCTGGTGCTAATTTGTCTTGTGATATGTTATCCAAAGAGAATATTGAATTTGAACTAAAAAACGAAGAGCTCAATTCCAAACAACAAAAGGATACTCCAAAAATTGTTGTGGACAGTGGCTTGGATATCTGCGAATCAGGCTGTTTGAGTGAATTCGATGTTGACCAGAAAGACACTTGCAAACCCTATTCCAAAACTGAAAAGAATTGgcagttttattttcaacagaaTGAAGATGGTGACAC gcAACTTCATCTTGCTATTCTCCATGGATATATCCAAGTTTCAAAACGGTTAATTGATATTTGTCCAGATTCCAAACTTTTAGATATACGAAATGATGATGGCCAA agTGCTCTCCATTTGGCTGTCATCACAAACCAAtgtgaaattgtaaaatacctAATGATGGCTAATGCCAATGCAGAAATATTAGATTGTAATGGAAATACAGCAGTTCATTTGGCATGTTATGATGGAAAACTAGATTGCTTGAGAATATTAGCTAGTTATGTATTACTACCAAAAATATTCgatactattaattatgatg gttTGGCGTGTATTCATATTGCAACAATTGCTAACCATCCAAATTTACTtagatttattgttaatagttcaaaaaatgtgaatatcaca gatTATAAAAGCGGATATACGGCATTACACTTTGCTGTAGCTCTAAATAGAGCTAATCTAATTGAATGTTTATTAGATAAAGTCGATCCAAACATTGAGAGTTATGCTGGAAAATTAGCATTTGAAATTGAAGGTGATTATGATGAAGATGAAGAAGATGAtgaaatt TCTGACGATCTTGTGAAATCGATGAATGTACTTCAGTTACCTAATAACAGTTCAATCAAGTGTTGA